The genomic segment GTGCCCTTGCTGATCGCGTTAGGCAGCGGAAATCCCGATAAAAAGCCGCAGGTTCTATACGATGAGGAAGTCAAGCATGGCTCGATGAGCAATCTCAGCTTCCAGTTTTGATGTGACATTTAACGGCTGTCTCGGCTTGAGCCGGCGGTCATTCAATTAAAACGCGCCAGATTGGCGCAAGATAACACGGAATTAGCCGGAAAACCCATTAAAGGAGTCCTTCCCATGCAGGTCACACAGCAATTCGACCCCCAGGTCCTCAGCCATCTGAAAGGCAAAGTAAAATTAATCGAAAACGAAAAAGGCGCCATTTATTTGGTCGGCCCCATCAAGCTCCCTGTCAATCTATATGGGGAGACCGTCGAGTTCAAGTGGTATTGCTGGCTCAATTGCGATGAAGTGACCGATGACTTCGAGCGAATCATCGCGAAGCTGTCGTCCGCCAACCTGGCCGAGCTGCAGCAGTCGAGCGTACTCGTCCATGGCGATTTTGCAAATGCCGAGCATGCGCTTATCCGGTTTCACTCCATTTGCCATACCGGCGATATATTCGGCAGCAAGCGCTGCGACTGCGGCTACCAGCTGAAGCAATCGATGAAGCATGTCGCCGACAATGGGAACGGCGCTATTTTTTACTTGGCAAACCACGAGGGCCGCGGAATCGGTCTTTTCAGCAAAGCGCTGGCTTATATTCTGCAGGAGAACGGCTACGACACGGTCGATGCCAATCTCCAGCTCGGCTTCGTGGACGACTCGCGCGATTATGGCGATGCGATCAAGGTATTGAAGGAGCTCCGTTCCAAGCCCGTCACGCTGATCACGAACAATCCCAAGAAGCTCGAAGCGCTTCGTCAGGCCGGCCTGAACGTGGAGGATCGGGTTCAACTGTGGGGAGACGTGTCCGAATACAACGAGAAGTATCTCAAGACGAAGATTGCGCGCACAGGCCATTTGAATGAAGATGAAGGCTGCTGCAACAATGACTAACCACGAATATTACATGAAGCTTGCCCTGCAAAATGCGATGGCGATGAAGGGCCAGACCGATCCGAACCCGCTCGTGGGATCGGTCATCGTCAACGACAGCCGCATCGTCGGCGTCGGGGCGCATATGAAGGCCGGCGAGCCCCATGCCGAGATTCATGCGATTCGCATGGCAGGCGACCATACGCGCGGCGCCACCATTTATGTCACGCTTGAGCCCTGTTCCCACCATGGAAGGACGGGGCCTTGCGCGGTGGCGATCGTGGAAGCCGGCATCCGGCGGGTGGTCATCGCCGCGCTCGATCCGAACCCGCTCGTGTCGGGAAGAGGCGTCGCCATTTTGCGGGAAGCGGGTATCGAGGTCATCGTCGGCGTCTGCGAAGAAGGATCGCGGAAAATGAATGAGGTGTTCAATAAATTCATCGTCAGCGGGATCCCCTTCGTAACCTTGAAGTCCGCAGTGACGATGGACGGGAAGACCGCAAGCTACGCTTCCGACAGCAAATGGATTACCTCCGAGGCCGCGCGCGAGGACGTACACCATCTCCGCAATCAGAACGCCGCGATCCTCGTGGGCGTCACTACGATTATCAAGGACGATTCCCAATTGACGACAAGAGTGCCGAACGGGAGAAATCCGGTGCGCGTCATCCTGGATTCAACCTTGCGGCTTCCCTTGAATGCGAAGGTCGTAACGGACGGGGAGGCGCCCACCTGGATTTTTACCACGTCGTCCTACGACCCTGCCAAGAAAAAAGCGCTGGAAAAGGCCGGCGTTATTGTTTATGTAACCGGGAAAGAAGGCCGGGTCGATCCTGCGGAGGTCGTCCGGCGATTGGGAGAGCAAATGATTTCCTCGTTGTTGATCGAAGGAGGAAGTGAGATTAACGCTTCCTTTTTCGAAAGCCGGCTTGTCGACAAGCTTGTCATCTACATGGCGCCCAAATTAATCGGCGGCCGGGGCGCGCCGACGTTTCTAGAAGGCACCGGCCTTGAAAAAATGAATGACGCGGTAGAGGTAAGCGATCTGCGCGTTGAAGCGATCGGGAAGGACTTTAAATTTACCGGTTATCCCATATATAAAGAGCGGTAAATGAGGGGGAAGCGAATGGTGGGAGAGGAACTTCGCGAGAAGGCAGGCATGGAGATCGGGCTATATACGCTTGCGGATATCGTTCCGGATCCGTTCACGAATCGGATCATTAGCGCAAGTCAAAGAATGAAAGAAATCCTCGATGCGGCGAAGCTCGCGGACGAAGCGGGTCTCGACCTGTTCGGCGTCGGGGAGCATCACCGCCTGGATTACGCCACATCGGCGCCGGCCGTCGTACTGGCCGCCATCGCCCAACGCACAAAACGAATCAAATTGACGAGCGCGACGACTGTGTTAAGCACCGTTGACCCGGTTCGGCTATTCGAGGACTTTGCGACGCTCGACCTCGTTTCGGACGGACGTGCGGAGATTATCGCCGGCCGGGGCGCGTTTGTAGAGTCTTTCCCGCTCTTCGGCTACGACACCGACGATTACGATGCGCTGTTCGAAGAAAATCTTCAGCTGTTTCTGAAGCTCAACGAATCGGAAAAAGTCACTTGGGACGGCCGATTCCGCGCTCCGCTGCGAAATGCGGAGA from the Cohnella hashimotonis genome contains:
- a CDS encoding GTP cyclohydrolase II, translating into MQVTQQFDPQVLSHLKGKVKLIENEKGAIYLVGPIKLPVNLYGETVEFKWYCWLNCDEVTDDFERIIAKLSSANLAELQQSSVLVHGDFANAEHALIRFHSICHTGDIFGSKRCDCGYQLKQSMKHVADNGNGAIFYLANHEGRGIGLFSKALAYILQENGYDTVDANLQLGFVDDSRDYGDAIKVLKELRSKPVTLITNNPKKLEALRQAGLNVEDRVQLWGDVSEYNEKYLKTKIARTGHLNEDEGCCNND
- the ribD gene encoding bifunctional diaminohydroxyphosphoribosylaminopyrimidine deaminase/5-amino-6-(5-phosphoribosylamino)uracil reductase RibD; this encodes MTNHEYYMKLALQNAMAMKGQTDPNPLVGSVIVNDSRIVGVGAHMKAGEPHAEIHAIRMAGDHTRGATIYVTLEPCSHHGRTGPCAVAIVEAGIRRVVIAALDPNPLVSGRGVAILREAGIEVIVGVCEEGSRKMNEVFNKFIVSGIPFVTLKSAVTMDGKTASYASDSKWITSEAAREDVHHLRNQNAAILVGVTTIIKDDSQLTTRVPNGRNPVRVILDSTLRLPLNAKVVTDGEAPTWIFTTSSYDPAKKKALEKAGVIVYVTGKEGRVDPAEVVRRLGEQMISSLLIEGGSEINASFFESRLVDKLVIYMAPKLIGGRGAPTFLEGTGLEKMNDAVEVSDLRVEAIGKDFKFTGYPIYKER